In Phenylobacterium hankyongense, the sequence CTGAAGCGTGAAGGCCGCGCCGCCTTCGTCGCCTATGTGATGGCCGGCGACCCCGACGCCGCCACGGCGCTGAAGATCCTGCAGGGGCTGCCGGCGGCCGGCGCCGACCTGATCGAGCTCGGCTTCCCGTTCTCCGATCCCATGGCCGAAGGGCCGCCGATCCAGCGCGCCGCCCAGCGGGCGCTGGCCAACGGCATGACGCTGAAGGGCACGCTGGAGCTGGCCCGCCAGTTCCGCGCCGGCGACGCCGCCACGCCGCTGATCCTGATGGGCTACATGAACCCGCTGGTGACCTGGGGCTTCGAGGCCTTCGCGCGCGCCGCCGCCGACGCCGGCGTCGACGGCCTGATCGTCGTCGACTGCCCGCCGGAGGAAGCCGATCCCCTGGCCGACGCCCTCGACGCGGCCGGCGTCTCGCTGATCCGGCTGGCGACCCCCACCAGCGACGACGCGCGGCTGAAGACCATCGTCCGGCGCACCTCCGGTTTCGTCTATTACGTCTCGGTGGCCGGCGTCACCGGGGTCAAGGAAGCCGACGAAGTGGCGGTCGCGCCGATGGTCGAGCGGGTGCGCGAGGCCTCGGGCCTGCCGGTCGCCGTCGGCTTCGGCATCAAGACTCCGGAAAGAGCCGCGGCCATAGCGCGGGTCGCCGACGCGGCCGTGGTGGGCTCCGCCCTCGTGGACGAAGTCGCCAGGGCGGTGGAGATGAACGAAGACGTGACCTCGCGAGTTCTTTCCAAAGTCGTATCCTTGGCTAAGTCTGTGCGCCTCGCGCGAGTCGGCCAAACGGCGGTCTGAAATCCATGGCTATGGCTGATCAACGAAACGACAAGCCCGGCCGTCCTCCCGCGGCGCCGCGGGAACGCTCCGGCTGGCTGTCCCGTATCGCGCCGGGCGTGCGCAACGCGTTCGCCAAGCGCGAGACGCCGGAGAACCTCTGGGTCAAATGCCCCGATACCGGGGAGATGATCTATCGCCCCGACCTGGAGGCGGCGCTGTGGGTGACGCCGTCCGGCCACCACATGCGGATCGGGGCCGCGGCGCGCCTGCGCTTCACCTTCGACGACGGCAAGTTCGAGCGGATCGCCTCGCCGGTGGTGGGCGACGACCCCCTCAAGTTCCCCGACGAGAAGCCCTATCCCGAGCGCCTGAAGGCGGCCCGCAAGGCCACCGGCGAGCAGGATTCCATGGCCATCGGCTACGGGCACATCCACGGCCAGCCGACCATGGTGGTCGTGCAGGACTTCACCTTCATGGGCGGCTCGCTCGGCATGGGCGCCGGCGAGACCTTCATCAAGGCCGCGCAGGAAGCCGTGAAGCGGCAGGTCCCGTTCGTGATCTTCACTGCCTCGGGCGGCGCGCGCATGCAGGAGGGCACGCTGTCCCTGATGCAGATGGCCCGCACCACGCTGGCGGTGAACGAGGTCAAGGCGGCCGGCCTGCCCTACGTCGTGGTGCTGACCGACCCGACCACCGGCGGCGTGCTCGCCTCCTACGCCATGCTCGGCGACGTCCACCTGGCCGAGCCCAACGCCACCATCGGCTTCTCGGGCCGCCGGGTGATCGAGCAGACCATCCGCGAGACCCTGCCGCCGGGCTTCCAGAAGTCGGAGTTCCTGGTCGAGCGGGGCATGGTCGACCGCGTGGTCGAGCGCGCCGAGCTGCCCGCGGTGCTGGGCTCGATCCTCAAGACCTTGATGATGGGGCGTGACCGCCTTTCCTCCGCCGCCTGATGTGACCGCGGTCCACGATTACGACCCGATCCGCGCGTCCGATCACGCGATCCAGCGCCTGCGCGCCAACCACCCGAGCCTGATCGACCTGACCACCGGCCGCGTCGAGCGGCTGCTGGCCGCGCTCGGCCATCCCGAGCGGCGCCTGCCGCCGGTGATCCACGTGGCCGGCACCAACGGCAAGGGCTCCACCGTCGCCTACCTGCGGGCGATCGGCGAGGCGGCCGGCCTGAAGGTCCACGCCATCACCTCGCCGCACCTGGTCCGCTTCGCCGAGCGCATCCGCATCGCCGGCCAGCTGATCACCGACCAGCGGCTGTCGGAGCTGATCGACCGGGTGGAGGCGGCCAACGAAGGCCAGCCGATCAGCTTCTTCGAGATCACCACGGTGCTGGCCCTGCAGGCCTTCGCCGAGACGCCGGCCGACCTATGCATCGTCGAGGTGGGCCTGGGCGGCCGGTTCGACGCCACCAACATCTTCGACGCCCCGGCGCTCAGCGTGATCACCCCGGTGGACTACGACCACCTGGAGATGCTGGGGCCCGAGCTCGGCAAGATCGCCTGGGAGAAGGCCGGGATCATCAAACGCGGCCGTCCGGCGGTGGTCGCCCGCCAGCCCGAGGAGGCGCTGGAGGCCATCGAGCGCGAGGCCGACGACCGCATGGCGCCGCTGTTCCTGATGGGCCGCGACTTCGACGCCTGGGAGGAGCGCGGCCGGCTGATGGTGCAGATGCAGGACCGGTTGCTGGACCTGCCGCCCCCGAGCCTGTTCGGGGGCTACCAGTTCGACAACGCCGGCCTGGCGGTGGCCGCGGCGCTGACTCTGGATCCGCAGCTCAGCGAGGAGGCGGTGGGGCAGGGCGTCTCCGGCGCCGTCTGGCCGGCCCGCTTCCAGCGGCTGACCAAGGGCCCGCTGGCCGAGCTCGCCCGGGCCCGCGGTTCCGACCTCTGGCTCGACGGCGGCCACAATCCCCACGCCGGGCGGGCGCTGGCCGAGGCCGCCTCGCGCCTGGTGGACCGCGATCCGCGGCCGCTGGTGCTGGTCACCGGCATGTTCGCCCGCAAGGACGCCGTCGGCTTCTTCCGCCCGTTCGCCGAGATGCACCCCAAGGTGTTCGCCACCACCTTCGAGTCCGGCAACGCCGCCAGCCCCGAGGAACTGGCCGCGGCCGCCACCCAGGCCGGCCTCAAGGCCGAGACGGTGGCCGACGTGTCCGACGGCGTGCGGCGCGCGCTGGCGGTGGAAGGCCCCGCGCCGCACGTGCTGATCTGCGGCGGCCTGCATTTCGCCGGCGAGGTGCTGGCGATGAGCCCGGAGACCTGGCCCACATGAAACCCAAGGTCGTCGTGCCCTGGCACTACCTGGTCATGCTGGTGCTGGGCGTGGCGGTGCTGGCCCTGCT encodes:
- the trpA gene encoding tryptophan synthase subunit alpha — translated: MTKARIDARFAELKREGRAAFVAYVMAGDPDAATALKILQGLPAAGADLIELGFPFSDPMAEGPPIQRAAQRALANGMTLKGTLELARQFRAGDAATPLILMGYMNPLVTWGFEAFARAAADAGVDGLIVVDCPPEEADPLADALDAAGVSLIRLATPTSDDARLKTIVRRTSGFVYYVSVAGVTGVKEADEVAVAPMVERVREASGLPVAVGFGIKTPERAAAIARVADAAVVGSALVDEVARAVEMNEDVTSRVLSKVVSLAKSVRLARVGQTAV
- the accD gene encoding acetyl-CoA carboxylase, carboxyltransferase subunit beta, whose amino-acid sequence is MAMADQRNDKPGRPPAAPRERSGWLSRIAPGVRNAFAKRETPENLWVKCPDTGEMIYRPDLEAALWVTPSGHHMRIGAAARLRFTFDDGKFERIASPVVGDDPLKFPDEKPYPERLKAARKATGEQDSMAIGYGHIHGQPTMVVVQDFTFMGGSLGMGAGETFIKAAQEAVKRQVPFVIFTASGGARMQEGTLSLMQMARTTLAVNEVKAAGLPYVVVLTDPTTGGVLASYAMLGDVHLAEPNATIGFSGRRVIEQTIRETLPPGFQKSEFLVERGMVDRVVERAELPAVLGSILKTLMMGRDRLSSAA
- a CDS encoding bifunctional folylpolyglutamate synthase/dihydrofolate synthase; protein product: MTAFPPPPDVTAVHDYDPIRASDHAIQRLRANHPSLIDLTTGRVERLLAALGHPERRLPPVIHVAGTNGKGSTVAYLRAIGEAAGLKVHAITSPHLVRFAERIRIAGQLITDQRLSELIDRVEAANEGQPISFFEITTVLALQAFAETPADLCIVEVGLGGRFDATNIFDAPALSVITPVDYDHLEMLGPELGKIAWEKAGIIKRGRPAVVARQPEEALEAIEREADDRMAPLFLMGRDFDAWEERGRLMVQMQDRLLDLPPPSLFGGYQFDNAGLAVAAALTLDPQLSEEAVGQGVSGAVWPARFQRLTKGPLAELARARGSDLWLDGGHNPHAGRALAEAASRLVDRDPRPLVLVTGMFARKDAVGFFRPFAEMHPKVFATTFESGNAASPEELAAAATQAGLKAETVADVSDGVRRALAVEGPAPHVLICGGLHFAGEVLAMSPETWPT